The proteins below are encoded in one region of Brassica napus cultivar Da-Ae chromosome A6, Da-Ae, whole genome shotgun sequence:
- the LOC106352112 gene encoding leucine-rich repeat extensin-like protein 7, with the protein MRIFQPTLLSFAATIILFYISPVATASYSGSRQLLYVRDDPITIPPYFVFENVRLERAYVALQAWKRTMISDPWNLTLNWFGPRVCDYNGVVCSESLDDPSINKTVSGVDLNHGDIAGHLPEELGLLTDIALFHVNSNRFCGTLPLGFSQLSLLFELDLSNNRFAGKFPELVIGLPKLKYLDLRYNEFEGGLPESLFEKDLDALFLNSNRFTSKIPVNMGSSPVSVLVLASNRFDGCIPTSFSKMGKTLNEIILMDNGLQSCLPNDMGLLQNVTVLDISYNSLVGELPESMGQMESLEVLNVERNMFSGVIPEEICLLKNLREFIYGSNYFTGEPPTCRYLETYNSTMNCLKDVKVQRSTTECKVFLSKPVDCDSYKCSPVTSSCVCPGHLSPPPPQISPFSPPSAPSLPPAPQPSPSA; encoded by the coding sequence ATGAGGATCTTTCAACCGACCCTATTATCGTTCGCCGCGACCATCATCTTATTTTACATATCGCCCGTCGCAACCGCTTCTTATAGTGGGTCCCGGCAACTTCTTTACGTCCGAGACGACCCAATAACGATACCTCCATACTTCGTCTTCGAAAACGTACGGCTCGAGAGAGCTTACGTGGCGTTACAAGCGTGGAAGCGGACCATGATCTCTGACCCGTGGAATCTAACGTTAAACTGGTTCGGACCCCGTGTGTGCGACTACAACGGAGTGGTATGCTCTGAATCCCTCGACGACCCTTCCATCAACAAAACTGTCTCCGGCGTCGATCTGAACCATGGAGATATCGCCGGTCATCTTCCGGAAGAGCTTGGTCTCCTCACAGACATTGCTCTGTTTCACGTCAACTCGAACCGGTTCTGTGGGACCCTCCCACTCGGGTTTTCGCAGCTGAGTCTCCTTTTCGAGCTTGATCTCAGCAATAACCGGTTCGCTGGTAAATTCCCGGAATTGGTTATCGGTTTACCGAAACTAAAGTACCTTGATCTCCGGTACAACGAATTTGAAGGGGGATTACCAGAATCTCTATTCGAAAAAGACCTTGACGCTTTGTTTCTGAATAGTAACCGGTTCACTAGTAAAATCCCGGTTAACATGGGGAGTTCCCCGGTATCGGTTCTAGTTTTGGCGTCAAACCGGTTTGACGGATGTATACCGACGAGTTTCAGCAAGATGGGTAAGACTCTGAACGAGATCATCCTGATGGATAACGGTTTACAGTCATGTCTACCCAATGACATGGGGCTGCTTCAAAACGTCACCGTATTGGATATTAGTTACAACTCTCTTGTCGGAGAGTTGCCGGAGTCAATGGGTCAGATGGAGAGTCTAGAGGTGTTAAACGTAGAGCGTAACATGTTCTCCGGTGTAATACCGGAGGAGATCTGTTTGCTTAAGAATCTTAGAGAATTCATATACGGGTCTAACTACTTCACTGGAGAACCACCAACGTGTCGTTATCTAGAGACTTATAATAGCACGATGAACTGTCTCAAGGATGTGAAAGTGCAGAGGTCGACGACCGAGTGTAAGGTGTTTTTGTCGAAGCCTGTGGATTGTGACTCCTACAAGTGTAGTCCTGTCACTTCTTCGTGTGTTTGTCCAGGCCATCTTTCTCCTCCTCCACCTCAGATATCACCGTTTTCTCCGCCATCGGCGCCGTCTCTTCCACCAGCGCCGCAGCCGTCTCCGAGTGCTTAA